The Bacillota bacterium genome segment TCGACCCCGAGGAGGCCGACGCGGCGCGGATCGAGAAGTACGCGCGCGCCTACCGGCTCCTCGACACGGGTGATTCCCGCTTCGGCTGGAGCCGCATGCCCCTGGCGGAGCGACGGGAGCTGGTCCGCCGCCGGGTGCGGGAGGGCGGCTGGGTGGAGCTGGACGTCGAGGGCGCCCGGGGGCCGTACTACGTGCGGGCCGAAGACCTCGAGCGGCTCCGGGAGCACGAGCGGGACGCGCGCGACGAAGATCCCGGGGTGGCGGGTCCGGTTCGGTTCCTGCCGCCGCTGGACAACCTGCTCTGGCGCCGGGAGCGGGTGGCCGCACTCTTCGACTTCGCCTACAGCTGGGAGGTCTACCTGCCGGCCGCGAAGCGCCGCTACGGGTACCACGCCATGCCGATCCTCGCGGGCGATCGGCTGGTCGGCCGCATCGACCCGCGGCTCGACCGGCAGCAGCGCCGGCTCGTGGTACGACTCCTGCAGCTGGAGCCGTGGGTGAAGCCCACCCGCGAGCTGAAGCGGGCGTTGAAGGCCGGGCTGGAGGAGTTCGCGCGGGCTCATGGCGCCGGCACGGTGGCGGTGGAGCGGACCGAACCCGGGGAGATCGCGCTGTAGCCTTGCCGTGCCTCGCGCTCGAGCGCCCGCGCGCACCCCCGGACCTGCGGAGATTTCCCCATTCCAGAACAAGGGAAAGCGGGTAGCAGCAGAGAACCACTCTCGTAAACGGGGAGAGGCCGGCCGCTCGCCGGGGAAGCGAGCCGCACGGGAGGAGGCGCCCGGATTGGCTTGGCGATTCCGCCGCAGCATCCAGATCGCCAAGGGGGTCCGCCTCAACGTGGGCAAGCGCGGGGTGAGCCTGAGCGCAGGCGTGCCCGGTTTCCGCGTGGGCGTGGGGCCGCGCGGGGCCTACGCCTCCGCCGGCCTCCCGGGCACCGGCCTCTACTACGTCGCGCACTCGGGACGGAAGGGCGGGCGGCGGGCGGACCGCGGGCCGGACGGCTCTCCCGGGAAGGCGAGTGCGCCCGGGGCGCCCGAGCCGCTCTTCGGTCGCGGTGTCGCCGTGCCTCCCCTGAGCCGCGCCAGCTGGGTGTGCCTGGTGGCCGGCTTCCTGCTGTTCTTCGCCTACCCGGTCGCCGGCCTGCTGCTGGTCGCCGCCGGCGCGGCCGGGCAGATCCTCGTGCGCCGCGACCCGCTCATGCGGGCGAGGCTGGAGCTGGACAAGGCGCGTGCCTCCTTCCGCAAGGGCCGCTACGAGGAAGCCGTCGCCCACGCCACCGCCTGTCTCGCGGCGCGGCCGGAGGCGAGCCAGGCCCGCTACCTGCTGGGGGTCTCGCTCCTGCGCAGCGGGCGAGGCGCCGGGGCGGCAGAGCCGCTCCTGCAGGTGGAGGGCGAAGAGCCCTTCCTTCTGCTCCAGCAGGCGGCCGCCCTGCAGGCGGCAGGGCGCTGCGAGGAGGCCCTGGAGCGGATGCGGCGCCTGCCTGCCGACCTCTTCCACACGCTGCCGGTCCGTAACGCCTATGCCGGGCTGCTGCTCGAAGCGGGCCGGCCGGAGGTCGCCCTGGAGGTGCTGCGGGCGGGTCCCACGCGCAGGAAGATCGCCGGCGACCCGGAGCTCCTCGAGCTCCACTACCTCCTCGGGCGCGCGTACGAGGCGCTGGGCCGGCGGGCGCGCGCCCGGCAGGAGTACGCGCGCATCGTCGCGGACACGCCGGGCTACCGCGACGCGGAAGCGAGGCTGCGGGAGCTGGAGTCCGGCTCCCGATCCTCCGCCGCAGGCGCCGCGGGCGACGACGGCAACCCGGAGGACGGGGACGACCAGGTCGACCCGGATGGGAGCGGATGACCGAGGCGACCCGGGCGGGAGCGAGTCACCCCAGACGCGGCCGGCCGAGCCCGGCCGGCGAGGAAGGAGCGGAGGCGTCGGGGCCATGGAGCTGGCGGAACCCTTCGTCGGACGTGCGCGGGAGCAGGGGGAGCTGCGCCGCCTCCTCGAGGCCGCGGCTGGCGGGAGCGGTCGCCTCGTGCTCCTGGAGGGCGAGGCGGGCGCGGGCAAGACCACGCTGGTGCGGCGGGTGACGGCGGAGCCGGGGCGCGCGGTGACCGTCTTCGGGCGCTGCCCGGGGCCCGGCGAGACCCCGCCCTTCGGCCCCTGGCGCGAGGCCGTGGCGGCGCTGGCGCGGGAGGAAGGGCGGGATCCCGCCGGGCTTCCTCCGCCCTTCGGGGAGGCGCCGGGCGAGTGGAGCCTCTACGAGACCGCCCAGGCGCTGGCCGGCTGGCTCGACCGGGAGGGCCGGCCGGTCGTCGTCGTCCTGGAGGACCTCCACTGGGCCGACGCCGCCACGCTGGACCTGACGCGCCACCTGGCGGCCGAGCTCCCCGGGCTTCCGGTGCTGGTGGTGGCCACCCTGCGCTCGGACGAGGTCCGCCGCGGCCACCCGCTCTGGGCGTGGCTTCCTGAGGCGGAGCGGGCGGGGGCCGTGCGCATGCCGCTGGAGGGGCTGGCGCCGGGGGAGATCGAGGAGCTGCTCCGGCCGCTCGGCCTGCCGGGCGCGCAGGCGGAGGAGACGGCGCGCATGCTCCACCGCCGGACCGACGGCCTGCCGCTCTTTGTGCGCGACCTCCTCGCCACCGCCGCGCGGACCGGGCGGGTCGCCGGTGAGGGGGAGCCGCTGCCGGCGACGGTGCGCCAGGCCATCGACCGGAGGCTGGCAGGCGTCTCGCCGGCGAGCCAGTCGGCGCTGGAGGCGGCGGCCGTCCTGGGGGCGGAGTTCTCGGCCGCCCTGCTCGAGCGGGTGACCGGGCTTCCCGAGGAGGAGCTGGCGGCGCTGCTCGAGGAAGCGGTGGACGCCCACGTGCTCGAGCCGCAGGACGCGGCGGGCGAGCGCTTCGCCTTCGCCCACCAGCTGGTGCGCGAGGCGCTGCTGGCGCGGCTGGTGGGCCCGCGCCGGCGCCGCTGGCACGCCCGGGCGGCCGCCGCCCTGGAGGCGACGGCGCCGGAGGAGGTCGAGGCGCTGGCCTTCCACCTGGCGCGGGCCGGAGACCCCCGCGCGCCCGCCTTCCTCCGCCGGGCGGGCGACCGCGCCCTGCGGGTCGGGGCGGCGGGCGAGGCAGAGCGGCAGTACGCGGAGGCGCTCGCCCTCCTGCCGCCCGGCGACCCCGGCCGGGCGGAGCTCCTCCTCAAGCTGGGCCGGTGCAGGCACGCCGCGGGGCGGCCGGGCGCGGTCGAGGCCTGGCGCGAGGCGGCGGAGGCGGCGGCCGCGCAGGGCGACCGGCCGGTGGAGGTCTGGGCGCGCCACCTGCTGGCCTGGGCGGCGCTCTCCCGCGAGGACCCGCGCTGCCTGGAGGAGGCGACGGCGGCGATGGCGGCGCAGGAGGAGCTGCTCGACGACCCGCGCTACCGGAGCCTGGAGAGGGAGCTCTTCGGCGACGTCGCGGGCTACCCGCGGGCCGGGGCCGCCTGCGTGGCGATCCTGGCCCACCGCGGGCAAGTGGAGGAGGCGCGGCAGCTCCTCCTGCGGCTCGCCTCCATGGAGGCGCCCGGCGCCAGCCACGACCTCCTCGACACGAGCATGGCGGTGGCCTTCGTCTCCGACGACCTGCGCGGGGCGGCCGCCATGTGCGGCGAGGCCGCGGAGACGGCGCTGCGCCTGGGCGACGAGAAGGACGCCATCCGCCTCAAGAGCAACCAGCTGCTGGTCCTGCTGGTGGGCTCGGCCCTGCCGCCGGGGGAGGTGGACGGGGCGGCGTCCGAGCTCCGTCAGCTGGAGGAAGACGTGCTCGCCCGGACCGGCATCGCGTACGCGCCCCCCGGCTACGCCCTGGCCGGCGTCTACCAGTACTTCCGCGGCGACTGGCCGGGCGCCTCGCGGAACGTCCTGGAGTGCGCGCGCCGCCATCCGGACGCCTTCGGCGGCACGCTCCGCTGGTACGCGGGCTGGATGCTCCTCGACCTGGGCGACGCCGAGGGCGCGCGCCCCTTCCTGGAGTCGGTGCCGCCCTTCCGCCCGGACGACCCCATCCCCGTCAGCCACAACTTCCTGGTGCTGGCGCACGTCGCTCGCGCCGAGCTTTACGCCGCCCTGGGCGAGACGGAGGAGGCGCGCCGCTGGCTGGAGGCGGCGGAGCGCTGGCCCCCGCTCGACGGGGCCGCCTTCTTCCGCGCCAACGTCCGCCTGGCGCGGGCGAAGTACCACCGCGCGCGGGGCGAGAGCGAGGCCGCCTGGCAGGCGGCCTCGCTGGCGGTCGCCGACGCCGCCGCCTCCGGCTCCAGCTACACGATCATCCGGGCTGGCCGCTTCGCCGGGGAGCTGGCCTGCGAGCGCGGCGACGCGGAGGAGGGTCGGGCCCGCTTCGCCGCCGCCCTGGAGCTGGCGGAGCGCTGCCGCTTCCCCTTCGAGGGGGCGCTCACCCGCCTGGCGCGGGCCGTGGCGCTTGCGGGTTCCTCCGAGGCCGCCGAGGACCTGGCCGCCGCCCGCGAGGTCCTGGCCGGCACCGGTGCCGACCCGGCGCTGGCGGCGGCGGAGGAGGCGCTCGCCCGCCGCGGCCTCGCCCCCGCGATCTCGCCCGGCGCCCCGCTGACGGCGCGCGAAGCGGAGGTGGCGGCCCTGGTCGCGCAGGGGCTGACGGACCGGCAGATCGCGGCCCACCTGGCCATCTCCCCGCGGACGGTGGACCGGCACCTGCGCAACATCTTCCAGAAACTCGACCTTCCCAACCGGACGGCGCTGGCGCTCTGGGCCGCCCGCCACGGGTTGACCGGCTGAGCCGGCCTGCTCCCGGGGGTCCGGCCCCGCCTGTCTCGTCGCGACCTCCCGCGCCAGCCCGAGGCCCGCCCGGCGAGCGGGTGGACGCGCGTGGGGAGAATCCCCCACATCCCCGTGCCTCCGGTGCGGTCAGCACGTTGCAGGCTTCTCCCGATGCCGCTCTCCGGCGGTCCTGGCAGCATGTGGGCCAAGGACGCACAGGCCTGACAGGGGGGACGGGGAGACGGTGGACGGGGTCCAGGAAGCCCGGAGGCGCGTGGTCGTCGTCGGCGCCGGTGTCGCCGGGGCGTTCGCGGCCTACTTCCTGCGCCAGGCGCTGGGCCCGGCGGCGGAGATCGTCGTCCGGGAGCGGCAGGCGCGGCCGGGCGGCCGCGTCGGCGAGATGGAGCTGGCGGGACGGCGCGTGGAGACGGGGGCGACGCTCGTCCACTCGTCCAACCGCTACCTGCTGGAGGCGACGGCGCGGCTCGGGCTCCACCCGGGCGACGCGGGCGGCGAGCGGAGGTCCCTCGCCCGCCGCATGGGGATCTGGAACGGCGTGTCCTTCGACCTGCTGGTGCGCATGGCCGGCCTTCCCCTGGCGCTCGCCATGCTCCGCCGCTACGGCGCGAGCCTCCTGCGGGCGCGCCGCCTGACGCGGGCGGCCGTGGCGCGGCTTCTCCGCCTCTACGACGAGCTGGAGCGGGGTCGCGGCTTCTCCACCCCCGGCGAGATGTACCGCGAGCTCGGCCTCGACGGGCTCGCCCGCGAGTCCGCCTACGACTTCCTCGCCCGGCACGGGGTCGGCGAGCGCTTCGTGCGCGAGTTCTCCGACGGCGTGGCACGCAGCAACTACGGCCAGGACGGGCGGATGAACGCCTGGGCGACGCTGGTCTCGCTGACCGGCGGCGGCCTGGCCGGCGGCCGCCTCTTCTCGGTTCGGGAGGGCAACCTGCGCGTCGTGGAGGGGCTCCTCTCCCTCTCGGGGGCGCGCCTGCAGACGAACGCGACCGTCCGCGCCATAAGGCCGCGGGCGACCCCCGAGGGCGGGCGCGCCGGCTTCGCCGTCGCCTCCGCCGACGGCTCCGAGGAAGCCTGCGACGCGGTCATCCTGGCGGCGCCCCTGGAGCTGGCGGAGCTCGACTTCGACGGGCTCGCGCTGCCCGGGAGCGCCTCTCTGCGGCGGCCCTACCAGACGACCCACGCCACCTGGGTGGTCGGGCGGCTGCGCGGCGAGCGCTTCGGCCTCGCGGAACAAGAAGCGCCGCCGGACGTGATCCTCACCCGCGAGCGGCGGGAGATCCCCTTCTCGGCTATCGGAGCGTTGGCGGCGGCCGCCGGCGGCCGCCGGATCTACAAGCTCTTCTCCCGGGAGCCGCTCGACGAGGCGCTGCTGGACCACCTCTTCGCCGACCGGGTCGAGGCGGTCCGGCTGACGTGGAACGCCTACCCGGTCCTGTCCCCGGCGGAGGTCTGGCCGCCCTTCCGGCTGGCGCCCGGTCTCTATTACGCCAACGCCATGGAGTCGGCCGTCTCCACCATGGAGACGGAGGCCATGGCGGCGCGGAACGTGGTCAATCTGCTGGTCCAGGACCTGGCGGGCGACGGGCGGGGGTGAGGGCACGATGGCATCGAGCGGCGCCGTGACGCTCGGGCAGCTGGCCGAGACGTCGGAAGCCGCCCTCTTCGTCGGCCGCGGGGCCGCCCTGCGCGCGGTGCGCGCCGCGCTGGAGGAAGCGCCCTCCCGGCCGTCGCTCTTCTACGTCCACGGCCCGCAGGGTGCCGGCAAGTCGGCCTTCCTGCGCGTCTGCCGGCGCCTGGCGGAGGAGGCGTCGCTCCCCTCCGCCCTGATCGCCGCGGAGCCTCCGGAGGAAGGGAAGGGCGGCGCCCGCGGCCTGCTGGAGGCGCTGGCGACGGCGCTCGACCTCGAACCCGGCTCGCTGCCGCCCTCGCGGGAGGCGGGGGCGGAGCGGCTGGCCGCCGCGCTGGAGATGGCCGCGGCGGGGCGGGGCTTCGCCCTGCTGGTGGACGACTACGACCGGCTCGGGCCCGAGGAGGACCAGCTGCGGGAGCGCTTCCTGGCCCGGGTGGGGGCGGGCGTCTGCGTGCTGCTGGCCGGCCGCCGCCCTCCGGCAGAACTCTGGCCGGCCAGTGCCGGCTGGCTCCTCACCGTCCGCGACCTCCCGCTGGGCGGTCTCGACGAAGAGGACGTGGCCCGCCTCCTGGGGCGCCTGGGCCTCGACGACCCCGAGCAGGCGCGCGAGGTGCACGCCGTCAGTGGCGGCCACCCGGCGCTGCTCGTCCAGCTGGCCCGGCAGCTGATCGGGGCTCGCGCCGGGACGGCCGCGCCGCGCCCGGCAGGCTGGACCGGAGGCGGGTCGGGCCGGCGAGCGGCCAGTCTCGGCGCCTTCCTCATCGAACGCTGGCTCCACCCCGGTACGCGGCGGAGAAGCTGGCGCGCGGGCGGTTCGGGCCTGGACGACGCGGTGGGGGCGGCGGCCCTGCTGCCCTTCTTCGACCGGCTGCGGCTGCGGGCGGCGGTGGGCGAGCCGGCGGTGGAGGCGGCCTGGCCGGTGCTGGAGCAGGTGGCCAGGCCGGCGCCGGGAGGCGGGCTCGAGTTGCCGGAACCGCTGCGCGAGCGGATCGTCGCCCTGGTGCGCGGGCACCGCCCGTGGAGCGAGCTGCGCTGGCGGAGGAAGCTGATCCGCCACGTCGTGGAGCGCGCTGCCCTCGAGCGGCGCGGCGCGGAGAGCGCGTGGCCGCTCCTGGCCGAGCTGGCGCAAGAAGCGGACTGGCACGCGCCCCTCCACCCGGCCGGGGAGACGGCGGAAGGCTGGCAGGTGGAGGAGGGGGCCGGCTGCCCGCTGGGCTGCGCGGCGGCGCGGACCGGGCGGGCCTGCCTGCAGGCACGCGGCGCTCGGGGCGAGGTGCTCGCCTGCCTGACGGCGTGGGTGCCGCCGCGGCGTCCGGAGAGCCTGGTGGTCCACGACGCGCACGAGGCGCCCGCGGGGGCGGGGGCGCTGGGGATGCTCCTTCGGCACCTGGCCGGGGGCTTCCATGCCTGCGGGGAGGTAGTGGTGGGCGCCCCTGCGCTGGCGCGCGCCCGCACCCCGGCGGGGCGGCCGCTCCTGGCCGCCCTGGGGTTCGCGCCCGCGGGAGCGGCGGGCGTCACCGGCGACGCAGCGGCCAAGGTCTGGCGGCTCGACCTGCGCGGGCGCGGCTACGCCGCCTGGCTGCGCGAACTGGCACCGCAGCCGCAGGGGCCGCTCCTGCCGCCGGAGCGGTGGGCGGCGGCGGCGAAGGAAGCGCTGCTTGCCCTGGACCGGCCCGAGCTCCTGACCGAGAGCGAGGTAGGGCGCGCCCTGCTCGCGCGGCAGACGGCCCCGGACGGCCCCGCGCGGGTGCGCGCCTGGCTGCTGGACGCGCTGCGTTCGGCGGAGCTGGACGACCCGCACGCCTCCGTCTCCGCGCGGCGGCTCGTCCAGCTCTACTACGTCGAGCGGCTGGGCTCGCACGAGGCGGTGGCCGAGCGGCTCAACGTCTCCCGCGCCACCTACTTCCGCTGCCACCGGGAGGCGCTCCGGCGCCTGGGGGAGGCGCTCTCGGCGCAGGGGTAGGGGGTACGTCCTGAGGGTCCGTCTTCACGTGACGGCGAAGAGCGGCAGCTTGCCCGGTCGATCTGCTCCGCCGCGTCCGGTTCCCGCTCCACCCACTTCCGGTAGGCGCCGCGGGACGTCTCGGTGCGCTTCATCCGCGCCGTCGCCGCGGTAACCATCACCTCGCCCAACCACACCAGACCGCGCTTCTGAACGATCACAGGCCCCGAATCGTGGACCTCGGCCACGCGCGATCAGCCCGTCGACGGTAGCAGCCCTGCAGCAATGCTGCATGGGCCCACCTGCTGCAAGCTTCCCTCGCGCCGACGACGGTGGCTTCCGCGCAGTACTTGCACACGTCCAGAAGGGAACCGAGGCGGCCGCTTGGGCGCAGGGGAGGCCTTCCCGGCGAGCACGGCGGCCGAGCGCTCGGCCATGTCTGGCGGGAGGTCCAGAGGAGCGCAAGTCCTTCGAGGCACCTGGCCGGTGGCACGGGTACGGGAAGGCGGCGCAGACGCGGGCCCCGGACTGCGCCGGAAACCCTCGAGTCGTCTCCGCCCGAGAACTCTCGCCCCCCACGGAATTTCCGCCTGGACGATAACCATGGCGCCTTTTCGCGCGCGCCGGCGCAGCGCGCCTCGCCAGGGCCTGACGACCTCCTACCGCTTCCCCCACCGGTAAGCCGGCTCTCCCAACGCTAAGCTTGCTGCCGGCGCGATCGATCAGAAAGTGGGTGTGCTTTCCTCCGGTTGCGCCGCGGCGGCAGACGGCCGGCGCGCCGGCGGAGGTGGACCAGCCAGAAGACGCTCTCCGGCCCGAAGAGGCAAACCCGTCGCGAGGCGGGGACGCAAAGCCATGGGCCCCCAGGCCGCAGGCCATGCGGGGGTCGCCAGGCCGCCGAAGCCGAAGGGCAGCCGGGAAACGCCCCTTCGCGTCTTCCTCCGCTGCTCCTTCGCGGGTCCGCAGGGAGCAGGGGAGGATTCCCATGAACGGGAGACGGGCCGGCCGGCTCGCGGCCGTGCCGGTGCTCCTCTCGGCGGCCCTCCTGGCGGCGGCCTGGACGGCCGGCCCCGCTGCGGCGGTCGCCGCCGGGTCGGCGGTCACCGCGCCGGCCCGGGAGACGCCCGTCGCCGGCGCCGCCCGGCGCGTCACCCTGACCGTCCGCGTTCGCCTCGGCAACGATGCTCCTTCGCCGGCCTCCGTCCGGCTCGACGTCCCGCTCCTCTCCGCCGGCCTCGACGCCTACCAGCAGCTCGCCGGCGAGGAGCTGGGCGGCGCGCAGGAAGTGGCGACGGGGGACGGCGGAGAGCGGGTCGCTTCCTATCAGGTGGACGTGCCCGGCGGCGCCACCGTCCAGCTGGTGCAGACCTACCGCCTGGCGCTCCGGGCCGCGGGTGCCTGGGACGGCGCGCCGCCCGGCCCCTCCGACCTGGCGGCGGAGGCGGGCGTCGAGGCGGGCGACGCGCGCCTGGCCCGGCTGGCCGCGCAGCTGGCTGAGGGGGCGCAGGACGAGCGGACCAAGGCCGAGCGCATCCTCCGCTACGTCCACGGGCGGCTCCGCTACGAGCCGGCCTCCCCGGCGGCCGGGAAGGGCGCGCTGGCGGGCTTCCTGGCCGGAAGCGGCACCTGCACCGAGTACGCGCGGCTCTTCGTGGCGCTGGCGCGCGCCGCGGGCGTGCCCGCCCGGATCGTCAACGGCGAGCTCCTCCTCGACGGCGCCGGCCGGCCGGCCACCGGCGCCTTCCGCTCCGTGGTCCGCCACGAGTGGGCCGAGTTCTGGCAGCCCGGCGCGGGCTGGATCCCGGTCGACCCCACCTTCACGGGCAGCGTCGGCCGGGGGCTGCCCGCCCCCGCCTACGTGGCGGAGAACCGCGGCGACCGGCCCGTGACGGGCAGCGCGGTGGGCGGCCGGGTGAGCGCCTCGGTGGAGATCGCCGTCACGGCGGGCTGGTGAGCCGGGCGCGGACGACCAGCCGGAAGGCGGCCGAGCCGGGCGGGGTGCAGGTGGTCAGCGTCAGCGCCGGGTAGGGCGTGGGCGCCAGCACCCAGGTGGCGTCGGGGCGGACGGTCCAGCTGCGCTCGACGCGGTAGACGTACGACCGCCCGCCCGCGACGAGCCGGATCGGGTCGCCGGGCTGCAGCCGGTCCAGGTGGCGGAACCAGGCGCCGTAGGTCGTCCGGTGGCCCGCCACCGCCACGTTCCCCGCGGCTCCGGGAAGCGGGCTCCCGGGATAGAGACCCGGACCCGCCCGCAGGTCGCCCGCGGCGACCCCGTCCACCACCACCGCGCGCAGGCCGATGCGCGGGATCTCGATGAGGAAGAGGGGCCGGACGGGCGCCCCGGCGCCCGCCGAGGCGCCGCCCGCCGGCTTCGCTCCCGCCGGCCCTCCGGCGAGGAGGCCCGCGGCCAGGGTCGGGTCGTCGGCCGGACCCGTCGCCGCGCCGGGCGCGGCGGAGGAGGGGAGCGCCTGCGCCTGCGCGGAGAGGAGCTCCGCCAGCAGGCGCTCCTGCTGCCACTGGGCGTAGAGGCGGGCCCAGAGCGGGGTGAGGGCGAGGAGGAGGCCGCAGGCGAAGAGGAGCGCCTCGGCCCACGGCCGCCCTCGGGCGGCGGCCGGGCGGCGCGGCCGCGGGGAGGCGCGCCGCCCGGTCTCGAGGTTGCCTGCAGTCTCAGGAGCCGCCATCGCCGGAGGCGGCGACCTCCCCCGCCTCCTCGCGGCGCCGCAGGAAGCGCCTCGCCGAGAGCGCCGCCGAGGCCAGCATGAGGAGGAGACCGCCGAGGACGAAGGCGTCGAAGTTGCCGCCGGTGAAGGCGAGCCCACCGCCGGGGCCCGCGCGGGGCCCGGGCGGGGTCGCCGTCACCTGCTGGCCGGCAGGGGCCAGGACGAAGTCGACTTCGACCCGCTGGTCGCCCTGGGCGAGGTCGACCGTCGCCTGGCTGCCCGAGACGGCGCGGCCGTCGACGAGGACCTGGACCACCTGGTAGCCGGCCAGAGCCGCGCCGACCGTGTGGGAGCCCTGGGCCAGGCCCGTGAAGCGGAAGGTGCCCGCGGCGGTCAGGCCCGTGCCGGGGCCGGAGTCGAGGCTGACCTGCGCCCCCGTCGCCGGACCGCCCCCGAGGAAGCGGACCACTCCCCAGATCTCCGCGTTGGCGGGAGCCGGCCCGCCCGTCGGGGGCGGGAGGCTCGCCACCACCGGCGCCGGCGGCACGGGGGTTCCCCCGCCGCCCGCGGGCGGCGGCGCCTCGACGAGGA includes the following:
- a CDS encoding crosslink repair DNA glycosylase YcaQ family protein, which codes for DPEEADAARIEKYARAYRLLDTGDSRFGWSRMPLAERRELVRRRVREGGWVELDVEGARGPYYVRAEDLERLREHERDARDEDPGVAGPVRFLPPLDNLLWRRERVAALFDFAYSWEVYLPAAKRRYGYHAMPILAGDRLVGRIDPRLDRQQRRLVVRLLQLEPWVKPTRELKRALKAGLEEFARAHGAGTVAVERTEPGEIAL
- a CDS encoding DUF4236 domain-containing protein; this encodes MAWRFRRSIQIAKGVRLNVGKRGVSLSAGVPGFRVGVGPRGAYASAGLPGTGLYYVAHSGRKGGRRADRGPDGSPGKASAPGAPEPLFGRGVAVPPLSRASWVCLVAGFLLFFAYPVAGLLLVAAGAAGQILVRRDPLMRARLELDKARASFRKGRYEEAVAHATACLAARPEASQARYLLGVSLLRSGRGAGAAEPLLQVEGEEPFLLLQQAAALQAAGRCEEALERMRRLPADLFHTLPVRNAYAGLLLEAGRPEVALEVLRAGPTRRKIAGDPELLELHYLLGRAYEALGRRARARQEYARIVADTPGYRDAEARLRELESGSRSSAAGAAGDDGNPEDGDDQVDPDGSG
- a CDS encoding AAA family ATPase, whose amino-acid sequence is MELAEPFVGRAREQGELRRLLEAAAGGSGRLVLLEGEAGAGKTTLVRRVTAEPGRAVTVFGRCPGPGETPPFGPWREAVAALAREEGRDPAGLPPPFGEAPGEWSLYETAQALAGWLDREGRPVVVVLEDLHWADAATLDLTRHLAAELPGLPVLVVATLRSDEVRRGHPLWAWLPEAERAGAVRMPLEGLAPGEIEELLRPLGLPGAQAEETARMLHRRTDGLPLFVRDLLATAARTGRVAGEGEPLPATVRQAIDRRLAGVSPASQSALEAAAVLGAEFSAALLERVTGLPEEELAALLEEAVDAHVLEPQDAAGERFAFAHQLVREALLARLVGPRRRRWHARAAAALEATAPEEVEALAFHLARAGDPRAPAFLRRAGDRALRVGAAGEAERQYAEALALLPPGDPGRAELLLKLGRCRHAAGRPGAVEAWREAAEAAAAQGDRPVEVWARHLLAWAALSREDPRCLEEATAAMAAQEELLDDPRYRSLERELFGDVAGYPRAGAACVAILAHRGQVEEARQLLLRLASMEAPGASHDLLDTSMAVAFVSDDLRGAAAMCGEAAETALRLGDEKDAIRLKSNQLLVLLVGSALPPGEVDGAASELRQLEEDVLARTGIAYAPPGYALAGVYQYFRGDWPGASRNVLECARRHPDAFGGTLRWYAGWMLLDLGDAEGARPFLESVPPFRPDDPIPVSHNFLVLAHVARAELYAALGETEEARRWLEAAERWPPLDGAAFFRANVRLARAKYHRARGESEAAWQAASLAVADAAASGSSYTIIRAGRFAGELACERGDAEEGRARFAAALELAERCRFPFEGALTRLARAVALAGSSEAAEDLAAAREVLAGTGADPALAAAEEALARRGLAPAISPGAPLTAREAEVAALVAQGLTDRQIAAHLAISPRTVDRHLRNIFQKLDLPNRTALALWAARHGLTG
- a CDS encoding FAD-dependent oxidoreductase, which encodes MDGVQEARRRVVVVGAGVAGAFAAYFLRQALGPAAEIVVRERQARPGGRVGEMELAGRRVETGATLVHSSNRYLLEATARLGLHPGDAGGERRSLARRMGIWNGVSFDLLVRMAGLPLALAMLRRYGASLLRARRLTRAAVARLLRLYDELERGRGFSTPGEMYRELGLDGLARESAYDFLARHGVGERFVREFSDGVARSNYGQDGRMNAWATLVSLTGGGLAGGRLFSVREGNLRVVEGLLSLSGARLQTNATVRAIRPRATPEGGRAGFAVASADGSEEACDAVILAAPLELAELDFDGLALPGSASLRRPYQTTHATWVVGRLRGERFGLAEQEAPPDVILTRERREIPFSAIGALAAAAGGRRIYKLFSREPLDEALLDHLFADRVEAVRLTWNAYPVLSPAEVWPPFRLAPGLYYANAMESAVSTMETEAMAARNVVNLLVQDLAGDGRG
- a CDS encoding ATP-binding protein — its product is MASSGAVTLGQLAETSEAALFVGRGAALRAVRAALEEAPSRPSLFYVHGPQGAGKSAFLRVCRRLAEEASLPSALIAAEPPEEGKGGARGLLEALATALDLEPGSLPPSREAGAERLAAALEMAAAGRGFALLVDDYDRLGPEEDQLRERFLARVGAGVCVLLAGRRPPAELWPASAGWLLTVRDLPLGGLDEEDVARLLGRLGLDDPEQAREVHAVSGGHPALLVQLARQLIGARAGTAAPRPAGWTGGGSGRRAASLGAFLIERWLHPGTRRRSWRAGGSGLDDAVGAAALLPFFDRLRLRAAVGEPAVEAAWPVLEQVARPAPGGGLELPEPLRERIVALVRGHRPWSELRWRRKLIRHVVERAALERRGAESAWPLLAELAQEADWHAPLHPAGETAEGWQVEEGAGCPLGCAAARTGRACLQARGARGEVLACLTAWVPPRRPESLVVHDAHEAPAGAGALGMLLRHLAGGFHACGEVVVGAPALARARTPAGRPLLAALGFAPAGAAGVTGDAAAKVWRLDLRGRGYAAWLRELAPQPQGPLLPPERWAAAAKEALLALDRPELLTESEVGRALLARQTAPDGPARVRAWLLDALRSAELDDPHASVSARRLVQLYYVERLGSHEAVAERLNVSRATYFRCHREALRRLGEALSAQG
- a CDS encoding transglutaminase-like domain-containing protein; translation: MNGRRAGRLAAVPVLLSAALLAAAWTAGPAAAVAAGSAVTAPARETPVAGAARRVTLTVRVRLGNDAPSPASVRLDVPLLSAGLDAYQQLAGEELGGAQEVATGDGGERVASYQVDVPGGATVQLVQTYRLALRAAGAWDGAPPGPSDLAAEAGVEAGDARLARLAAQLAEGAQDERTKAERILRYVHGRLRYEPASPAAGKGALAGFLAGSGTCTEYARLFVALARAAGVPARIVNGELLLDGAGRPATGAFRSVVRHEWAEFWQPGAGWIPVDPTFTGSVGRGLPAPAYVAENRGDRPVTGSAVGGRVSASVEIAVTAGW
- a CDS encoding class E sortase, whose product is MAAPETAGNLETGRRASPRPRRPAAARGRPWAEALLFACGLLLALTPLWARLYAQWQQERLLAELLSAQAQALPSSAAPGAATGPADDPTLAAGLLAGGPAGAKPAGGASAGAGAPVRPLFLIEIPRIGLRAVVVDGVAAGDLRAGPGLYPGSPLPGAAGNVAVAGHRTTYGAWFRHLDRLQPGDPIRLVAGGRSYVYRVERSWTVRPDATWVLAPTPYPALTLTTCTPPGSAAFRLVVRARLTSPP
- a CDS encoding carboxypeptidase-like regulatory domain-containing protein, which codes for MVRIAQAWDRARVAAGLLLVMLFLTWAGGFAGARMAAPGDFTVSGIHYTLAGDGRGIAAVDFAIDPADTGPLWIWFSDANGPVGATPYYSESGGDCRRTGNQVHCTVDVPVQPPTQLNVLVEAPPPAGGGGTPVPPAPVVASLPPPTGGPAPANAEIWGVVRFLGGGPATGAQVSLDSGPGTGLTAAGTFRFTGLAQGSHTVGAALAGYQVVQVLVDGRAVSGSQATVDLAQGDQRVEVDFVLAPAGQQVTATPPGPRAGPGGGLAFTGGNFDAFVLGGLLLMLASAALSARRFLRRREEAGEVAASGDGGS